The following proteins come from a genomic window of Mucinivorans hirudinis:
- a CDS encoding UDP-N-acetylenolpyruvoylglucosamine reductase encodes MINFQQNISLKPLTTFGFDVACRYFTQFNTDEELKEIIRCCREQSLEWFVLGGGSNIIFSRDFDGVVIHPTADQIAVKEGVVVVDAGLRWDDFVEWSVDNDLSGVENLSYIPGSVGASPVQNIGAYGAEVAQTIEYVECLDIETLEVTRIANCDCKFGYRESVFKNRLKGKVIVLRVAFKLSCEHHFNIEYGDVKQEVEKLGGVNLHNIRAAITKIRRQKLPDPQVEGNAGSFFKNPVIPAERVKLLLKTYPLMPHYPILDSRFSIFDEKIPAGWLIDTAGWRGFRRGDAGVHPRQALVLVNYGNAKACDILELANDIVEDVETKFGITLEMEVNVW; translated from the coding sequence AAAGGAGATTATCCGATGTTGCCGTGAACAGAGCTTGGAGTGGTTTGTGCTTGGTGGGGGGAGTAATATAATTTTTTCGCGCGATTTTGATGGCGTAGTAATTCACCCGACGGCAGATCAAATAGCTGTCAAAGAGGGTGTTGTGGTGGTTGATGCGGGCTTAAGGTGGGATGATTTTGTAGAGTGGAGTGTGGATAATGACCTTTCGGGAGTCGAAAATCTATCCTACATTCCCGGTAGTGTTGGGGCTTCGCCGGTGCAGAATATCGGTGCATACGGAGCAGAGGTAGCGCAGACCATTGAGTATGTTGAGTGCCTTGATATTGAGACGCTTGAAGTAACGCGGATTGCAAATTGTGATTGTAAGTTCGGTTATCGCGAATCGGTATTCAAAAATAGACTCAAAGGTAAGGTGATTGTGTTGCGCGTGGCGTTCAAGCTGAGTTGTGAGCATCATTTTAATATTGAGTACGGCGATGTTAAACAAGAGGTCGAAAAATTGGGTGGAGTAAATCTGCACAACATTCGGGCTGCTATAACAAAAATTCGTCGCCAAAAACTACCCGACCCACAGGTTGAGGGCAATGCCGGAAGTTTTTTTAAGAATCCCGTAATCCCAGCTGAGCGGGTGAAATTACTATTGAAAACTTATCCGCTAATGCCCCATTACCCGATTTTAGATTCCCGATTTTCGATTTTCGATGAAAAAATTCCCGCCGGGTGGTTGATAGATACCGCCGGTTGGAGGGGCTTTAGGAGAGGTGATGCCGGGGTACATCCGCGGCAGGCATTGGTGTTGGTTAATTACGGAAATGCGAAAGCCTGTGATATACTCGAACTTGCAAATGATATTGTAGAGGATGTCGAAACAAAATTTGGTATAACGCTCGAAATGGAGGTGAATGTATGGTAA
- a CDS encoding Polyphosphate kinase, with protein sequence MAINKHNLINRELSWLNFNSRVMQEAIDESVPLVQRLRFLGIFSNNLDEFFKVRVASLKRLLENPSKEDKIVAGGFTNEELLGKISQKVDEFYKQYFSVYDTIMGELAKQGIKVINEKELNEEQIIYLRKYFLESVSSQIVPLMLSKGREKMPFLADDNIYLAVEMIRGEKSTYSILELPVNKSIPRFIVLPSPAGETDVIYLDDVIRLNLDEIFFMFDFTEIRAYTFKLTRDAEMTLDDDISKSNLERMEESLSERSKGQPVRFVYDRTMPEKLLNLLLKKLGLKHSENISPSGRYHQMRDLMKFPKISKAFEYTTPHPVHHHKLKPFHSIIDVVRKKDVLLAFPYHSFNHLIDFLREAAIDSKVEEIYVTLYRVADRSKIVNALVNAAKNNKKVVVLVELLARFDEENNIRWTEVLQEAGIKVINGVDGLKVHSKLILVRRREGNVLSGYTFIGTGNLNESTANIYTDLGLLTHHQGIADDALHLFDFLQKNHRRFDPKYLLISPYSMRASFERMIDREIANAKKGKEAFIYLKLNSFVDEEMIELLYKASRAGVIIKLIVRGACCIKIGEEGVSDRIAGISIVDMYLEHSRIAIFCSGGANDTFIMSADWMVRNFDRRVEVGVQIYDQKIRCVLMDLFNIEWRDNVKARDLASGDKNAYVRNGLPECRSQIALYEYFASLREE encoded by the coding sequence ATGGCAATAAATAAACACAATCTGATAAACAGGGAGTTGAGTTGGCTCAACTTCAATTCACGCGTAATGCAAGAGGCTATTGACGAGAGCGTCCCGCTTGTGCAACGCTTGCGCTTTTTGGGTATATTTTCTAATAATCTCGATGAGTTTTTTAAGGTTAGAGTGGCTTCGCTCAAGCGGCTATTGGAGAACCCCAGCAAGGAGGATAAAATCGTGGCAGGCGGTTTTACAAACGAAGAGCTTTTGGGGAAAATCAGCCAAAAGGTTGATGAGTTCTATAAACAGTATTTTTCTGTATATGACACAATTATGGGTGAGTTGGCGAAGCAGGGAATCAAGGTCATCAACGAAAAAGAACTCAACGAGGAGCAGATTATCTACCTGCGTAAATACTTTTTAGAGAGCGTTTCATCGCAGATTGTTCCGTTGATGCTGAGCAAGGGCAGAGAGAAGATGCCCTTTTTGGCGGACGATAATATTTACTTGGCGGTGGAGATGATACGAGGCGAAAAATCGACCTATTCGATACTGGAACTACCTGTTAATAAGTCAATCCCTCGCTTTATTGTGTTGCCCTCGCCCGCGGGAGAGACAGATGTCATATATCTGGACGATGTGATTCGGCTCAATCTGGACGAAATATTTTTTATGTTCGACTTCACCGAAATTCGTGCCTATACCTTCAAACTGACTCGCGATGCGGAAATGACACTCGATGATGATATTTCCAAAAGCAATCTCGAGCGAATGGAGGAGAGCCTCTCGGAACGCTCCAAGGGGCAACCGGTGCGCTTTGTCTATGACCGAACGATGCCGGAGAAGCTATTAAATTTGTTGCTCAAGAAGTTAGGCTTGAAACATAGCGAGAATATCAGCCCCAGCGGGCGTTACCACCAGATGCGTGATTTGATGAAATTCCCAAAGATTTCAAAAGCATTCGAATACACCACACCGCACCCGGTTCACCACCATAAACTAAAACCGTTTCACAGCATCATCGACGTTGTGCGCAAGAAAGATGTACTTTTGGCATTTCCGTATCACTCGTTTAATCACCTTATTGATTTTCTGCGCGAGGCGGCAATCGACTCCAAAGTCGAGGAGATTTACGTCACCCTCTATCGCGTTGCAGACCGTTCGAAAATCGTGAACGCGTTGGTCAATGCGGCAAAGAACAATAAGAAGGTGGTTGTATTGGTGGAGCTGCTGGCGCGCTTTGACGAGGAGAACAATATTCGTTGGACTGAGGTACTACAAGAGGCTGGTATCAAGGTGATTAATGGCGTGGATGGGCTGAAAGTGCACAGTAAACTTATTTTGGTGCGTCGTCGCGAGGGTAACGTGCTCAGCGGCTACACCTTTATAGGAACGGGCAATCTAAATGAAAGTACCGCAAATATTTACACTGACTTAGGATTACTCACTCACCACCAAGGCATTGCTGATGACGCACTTCATCTTTTCGACTTTCTGCAAAAGAACCACCGCCGTTTCGACCCTAAATATTTGCTTATATCGCCATACTCGATGCGTGCCTCATTCGAGCGGATGATTGATCGCGAAATAGCCAATGCAAAAAAAGGCAAGGAGGCATTTATATACCTGAAACTTAACAGCTTCGTAGATGAGGAGATGATTGAACTGCTGTACAAGGCGTCGCGTGCGGGGGTAATAATAAAGTTGATTGTGCGCGGTGCGTGCTGCATAAAGATTGGAGAAGAGGGAGTTAGCGATAGAATTGCGGGCATTTCGATTGTGGATATGTATTTGGAACATTCTCGCATCGCCATTTTCTGCAGTGGTGGTGCGAACGACACATTTATAATGAGTGCTGACTGGATGGTGCGAAATTTCGACCGCCGCGTAGAGGTTGGTGTGCAGATTTATGACCAGAAGATTCGTTGCGTACTTATGGATCTATTCAATATTGAGTGGCGCGATAACGTCAAGGCGCGCGACTTGGCAAGCGGCGATAAGAATGCCTATGTGCGAAACGGACTGCCCGAATGCCGCTCACAAATAGCTCTTTATGAGTATTTTGCATCCCTTAGAGAGGAGTAA
- a CDS encoding LSU m3Psi1915 methyltransferase RlmH → MVIELIVVGKTTARYLEEGIDEYLARLKHYTKFTYTVIPELKNAKSLRENQIKEAEGELILAKIATSDRLVLLDDKGMKPTSEKMAEWLQEAMNRATRKMVFAVGGAYGFSERVYDRADEKLSLSPLTFSHQMVRLIFLEQVYRSFTILSNEPYHHR, encoded by the coding sequence ATGGTAATTGAATTAATTGTGGTTGGCAAGACCACGGCGCGCTATTTGGAAGAGGGAATCGATGAGTACCTCGCCCGGTTGAAGCACTACACAAAGTTTACATACACGGTTATTCCCGAACTGAAAAATGCCAAGAGTCTGCGCGAAAATCAGATAAAAGAGGCTGAGGGCGAGTTGATTCTTGCGAAAATAGCCACCTCGGACCGCTTGGTGTTATTGGACGACAAGGGGATGAAACCCACTTCCGAAAAGATGGCAGAGTGGTTGCAGGAGGCGATGAATCGTGCCACGCGCAAGATGGTCTTTGCTGTGGGTGGTGCGTATGGTTTTTCGGAGAGAGTCTACGATAGAGCGGACGAAAAGCTCTCGCTATCGCCCCTCACTTTTTCTCATCAGATGGTGCGATTGATTTTCTTGGAGCAGGTATATCGTTCATTTACAATACTCAGCAACGAGCCTTATCATCACAGATAA
- a CDS encoding Xanthan lyase: MRKFFLLFILITNVAYGQAIKSNMTKEQIKAEQVKILKKLGRKPEFFAPWSSQSEYDVSLQSVTVSPSQNRIHLYCSEFLGRISIRQDIITRWENSARSVLGAGYENVKIQFYAKNIPVERLIPNLYRKTADASRQGKRANQVPLTENLERPVFGKGMSFRHIALWASHGYYYDKVKKQWMFQRPPLFGSIEDLNTFEYAYRYLIPMLENAGAVVISPRERDPNPEEYIFDIDKIKVLKGNWQPRNEGWGYVEVLKDENPFNQGKYLFSESGGEVEYLIDVPRGEYALYVSYKRNPRAATATYNVRHSGGQTEYRVNQRMGSGWIYLGKHIFDEKSCVRLSGEGVISADAIRIGGGRGNVSRGGAVSGLPRWAEGARYSLQYNGVPADVYAVDSQEKPDADYYDDYKSRGDWVNWLRTSGDVPVDVAVALHTNAGINDSIYGTLTICYTDNQKGKFENGVSRLAARDMADVILNQIVSDIQAKYTKQWTHRSIYDKKYAEVARPQVPAVIVELLSHQNMNDVLLALNPSFRFDAARAIYKGILRFLSSYYNVSYVVQPLPPTAFAMDVEDDKLFLKWKPVKDELEPTARSDYYKVYERVGDGGFGNGVIVRDTKLALPILRDGKMRSYYITALNEGGESFPTEILSSCFVPNSKDLVMLIDESNVLSAPDTVAGGLNFDKFMPYKHDLGIVGKQVNFNRSSKFIDNENPGWGASTMELATIGIKGNAMDNTLLDGAALVAEGFSYISASKDGYVQLFKGYKNLKICSLPER; the protein is encoded by the coding sequence ATGAGAAAATTCTTTTTGTTGTTTATTCTTATTACTAATGTCGCTTATGGTCAGGCAATAAAGTCCAATATGACCAAAGAGCAGATAAAGGCGGAGCAAGTTAAAATTCTGAAAAAGCTGGGACGTAAACCTGAGTTTTTTGCGCCGTGGAGTTCGCAGTCAGAGTATGATGTGTCGTTGCAGAGTGTTACGGTTTCGCCCTCACAGAATCGTATTCACCTATATTGTAGCGAGTTCCTTGGGCGCATCTCCATTAGGCAGGATATCATAACGCGATGGGAAAATAGTGCACGGAGTGTGCTGGGCGCGGGTTATGAGAACGTGAAAATTCAGTTTTACGCCAAAAATATTCCCGTAGAGAGGCTCATACCAAATCTCTATCGCAAAACTGCCGATGCTTCGCGCCAAGGGAAGCGTGCGAACCAAGTGCCTCTTACCGAAAATCTCGAACGCCCTGTCTTTGGCAAAGGGATGTCCTTTAGGCATATAGCGCTTTGGGCGAGTCACGGCTACTATTACGATAAGGTGAAGAAGCAGTGGATGTTCCAGCGTCCGCCCCTCTTTGGCTCTATCGAAGATTTGAACACCTTTGAGTACGCATATCGATACCTGATTCCAATGCTCGAGAACGCAGGAGCGGTGGTTATCTCTCCCCGTGAACGCGACCCTAATCCCGAGGAGTATATCTTTGATATAGATAAGATTAAAGTACTAAAAGGCAACTGGCAACCGCGAAACGAGGGGTGGGGTTATGTGGAGGTGTTGAAGGATGAGAATCCGTTTAACCAAGGTAAATATTTGTTTTCGGAGAGTGGCGGAGAGGTTGAATACCTGATTGATGTGCCGCGCGGAGAGTACGCCTTATATGTGAGTTACAAGCGCAATCCGCGTGCTGCGACGGCTACCTACAATGTGCGGCATAGCGGCGGGCAGACCGAGTATCGCGTGAATCAGAGAATGGGAAGCGGTTGGATATATCTGGGTAAACATATCTTTGATGAAAAATCGTGCGTAAGACTTAGTGGTGAAGGAGTTATCAGTGCCGACGCGATACGAATCGGAGGGGGAAGGGGCAATGTTTCGCGCGGTGGCGCGGTGAGTGGACTACCACGTTGGGCTGAGGGGGCGCGCTACTCGTTGCAATATAACGGAGTACCAGCGGATGTCTATGCCGTTGATAGTCAAGAAAAACCCGATGCCGATTATTACGACGATTATAAGTCTCGGGGCGACTGGGTGAATTGGTTGCGTACCTCAGGTGACGTGCCTGTTGATGTCGCCGTTGCCCTGCACACCAATGCGGGAATTAATGATTCGATATACGGCACATTAACAATATGTTATACCGATAATCAGAAAGGTAAATTCGAGAACGGAGTGAGTAGACTTGCCGCCCGCGATATGGCGGATGTTATTTTGAACCAGATTGTTAGTGACATACAGGCAAAATATACAAAGCAGTGGACGCATCGCTCGATTTATGACAAAAAATATGCGGAAGTTGCACGTCCTCAGGTGCCGGCGGTGATTGTAGAACTGCTTTCTCACCAAAATATGAACGATGTTTTGCTGGCACTTAATCCCTCATTCAGGTTCGATGCTGCAAGAGCTATATATAAAGGGATATTAAGGTTCTTAAGTTCTTATTATAATGTGTCTTATGTTGTCCAACCATTGCCGCCCACTGCGTTTGCGATGGATGTTGAGGATGACAAACTCTTTCTAAAGTGGAAGCCCGTGAAAGATGAGTTGGAGCCGACCGCACGGAGTGACTATTATAAAGTCTATGAAAGAGTTGGCGATGGTGGATTTGGCAATGGAGTGATTGTACGCGACACGAAACTGGCACTGCCGATTCTGCGCGATGGTAAGATGAGAAGCTATTACATAACAGCACTCAACGAAGGCGGAGAAAGTTTTCCAACCGAGATTCTATCCTCCTGTTTTGTTCCTAACTCCAAGGATTTGGTGATGCTTATCGATGAAAGCAACGTGCTCAGCGCACCCGACACTGTGGCGGGAGGTTTGAATTTTGACAAATTTATGCCATATAAACATGACCTCGGAATTGTCGGTAAGCAGGTGAATTTCAACCGTTCATCTAAGTTTATAGACAACGAAAATCCCGGTTGGGGCGCATCGACTATGGAGTTGGCAACCATTGGCATAAAAGGTAATGCTATGGACAATACACTGTTAGATGGTGCTGCTTTAGTTGCAGAAGGATTTTCCTACATAAGCGCCAGTAAGGATGGGTATGTGCAACTGTTCAAAGGTTATAAAAATCTCAAAATATGCTCTTTACCAGAAAGATAG